The Tripterygium wilfordii isolate XIE 37 chromosome 18, ASM1340144v1, whole genome shotgun sequence nucleotide sequence attttaattttgtgaaaGTGTGGGGCGAAGTGTGGTGAACAACACTAAAAGAGGGCAAAATCATTAAACCGTTACGACACAGAAAGATATTTTTAAATCTCCCCCCAATGTTGTTTTTTGGGTGGGTCCCAAACATCCCGTTTCATTAGGCTTTgttacagaaaaagaaaatcagattAAGACGACGTTAGCTTACATGCCATTGCCAGCTTGTTTTGTTCCCATTTGCACCTAAATGGAAATGGTTGTAGTCACAGCTCGAATCCCAGCAAAGATTTGAAGGCCCCGTTACACATTGATGTTACATTTATATTCTTCCAATTTCATGTCACTTCCCCACGAGTGATTTAGTCTCCAATCATACCCTCTCAGTTATCCATAAACTATAcgttaattaatcaaaatatgcTAATTCCAATAAAATGTGTTCACTGGCAAACAAGCCCTAATGTgcatacttctttttttttccgtaAGGGAAAAAGTTAAACAACATAAccacaaaaaaatttctcaaataCAAATCGGAGTTTTAAATctaatccaaacacaaaaacaaaatgagaaTGCATCTCATGAGGAGTGCCACCCTTTAACCTCCGAAGAGGCCACTCTTTCAGACTTGAAGATGTTAGTTGGGATAGAATCCAACCAGTTGATAACTAATACAAACGAACTTGAGTCGGATTGGAGAATAATGTTTTGCATAGAAGATGACCAGATACGTGGCGGGATGCACCCGTACAGACGAAACAAATCAAAGGCTCTAGTTGAGATCCCAGCTCTACAAACCAACAACACGAACATCAGCAACATATTTCAATAAGGAAATACAATCCATATAGAAAACCGTCCAAAACAACATATTATGAAGAATAAACAAAACCTATATCGGAAGAAATCCCATAAACAACTCGTGAATCGATGAAAATAGCATATCACACGAACCATGACCAATCCAATGTCCATAATATTATGCAAACTTACTTGTAttccttcctttctttccaTTATCAGAACAGACCAATCCAATGTCCCTAACAATCTAATATGCAAACTTATTTGTAttccttcctttctttccaTTATCAGAACAGCTAAAAGATTTGTCTCGGGAACAGCTGACACCATTAGATTACCATCTctacatcattttaaaaaaaaaatctcaaaaggtGTAGCTTTATGGGGTGAAAAAAGGGTCGTTATGCCAAAAGAGGagttataatattattactccCTATATTATATAATTTGTTTACATTAAAAGGACGGTGTATATGTAGAGACAGAGACATCAGTTCAAAGTCATCATTATAACGGCAGACAAAAGAATggggtgccggggctctgctgtaaaaaaattacagcaggccccgctgtaataacaatttgggatgaaaaaaaattttattttattttgaaaaaattatagatgtgtagtttatgatctaacgaatccaacgatatattttttgttcgaaacaaaaatcaaattcatcttgatccagacaccgaatgttttgtgtttatatccgacggtctaaaattgttaagcatttttcatatagcatatgatttttgttttgaacaaaaaatatatcgttggattcgttagatcataaactacacatctataattttttcaaaataaaataaaaattttttacGACCCAAATTACCTACAGCGggatctgctgtagtttttactacagcagacccctgccaccccaAAAGAATGTTACCCATAAGTGCAGAATattataagaaattaaaaacgGGGTTTGCCGACAACTACTGTTCTAATGAAAGTATTAGCGtcactaatatgtcatttttcttcatcttcttattGCTTTCACGCCTTTAGATTAAaataaggtaaaaaaaataacatgtgTCACATTCACAACCATACATTTGGGGAAGCAAATTGAGGTTAAAGCTagggtttgtttatttttaataacaaattttatGAATCTGAAAGAGTGACAAAAAGTGTGCACCATAGCTTCACCAAAATCATGAGATTTGATATTGACAACATcactatatacatacatatatatttattgcaTGGTCATGATATTAATCAATCTTTACAGGGTGCATGCAGTACATATATACATTGATCTCGTCGGGGCCCACCGATCCGAGTGGGCCTTTGCATATATATCCACGGCCCAGATCTTCTCATGGGCCCACTTTACGGCTCTCCTTCCTTGAAATTGTGAGTAAATGTAAATTGGGTCCcacaaagatgccaatatagaaTGTATCAATGAAGGGCTCTGATTGCCTTTACAATATACATCATGGTGATGAATGATGATGGGTTTCTAATTTCTTGACATGAAGAATGTGACACAACCTTGGATTTGCTTAATGAGGTCAGGACCATTTTACTCATAAGGATTCACTCTCTCTACACTTAAAAGAGTTAGACAAGCTAATTTTGACCTACATTTGTGTTTGTTCAATTAAAGCAAAATTAGAGATTTTACTCCGATCGCACACGCCCaagttttatatatatttgtagaaATCATGCATGCACATAGAAGTTTCTTGCAGGGAATGATAATACCCTTTTTTGGCATCATTTTTGAACCTTAATGGGGGCAGAATGATTAAGGGGGTACATGGTCCTACGAGTGGGGTTTAATTGGACTATTGTGATCACTTATATTCATAGGTACCCCACAAGGCAGTACCCCAACCTTATCTGATGAATTGCcagtatatattttttgtttcgatAAACATGAAGTGGGTAGTCCTAAATTAAAAGACCCAGCTCATAATATGCCATATCAGGGagacaaaaaattcaaaattgggTATCATGTACCTAAAATGATTCCAAGATGGATCTAATAATTAGCACACTTGGTATAAGCAATGAACCTAGACAATCGAAAGTTGAATTAAGACCGCACTAATTCTCGGATTTTCTTAAGTGTCACTCTTTGACAAACCTTGTTGGCCAATATATagtcacatatatatacatacacacacatatatatagatatatagatctAACGCCTAATTTATGGCCGTAACAATCGGTTCTAAATTTCTAATTGCCGATTGAAGATAAAAAGTTAGGATATAAAATCAAGATCTTGATCCTTTGTTTGTTCATTTGAATCAAAATCTTGAAATCTCGAAAAGAGTGATCAATCTTTTTTGTACAGTCAGGAGAGGTCCATAAGGTTACACgtgtgtgtgtgatattcaaAATAGTGTTATCCATGCATGAAACATTTGAATTAGTTCCTTGTCTATGTTTATTAATTATAACCAATTAGATTAATCATCCTTGAAAGAACGGATTTTCGCCACCATTAATTCTCCAGTTTCTTATAACGGACAGTGATGTATATATACCTACTTACATGTCTATGCCTATAATACCGTTAATTTGCTgctattaataattattttgtattttaattgTTATCCATGCTTTTTACAGTTGTGCCGACCAGTCAATATATTCCCATCAATCACCCTTAATTATGGGTTAATTATTCTATTGGAATAAATACATTAGATTAGTTAGAAGCATCGTTATTAtaacaaaccaaaaaaatcatTGGTTCAGATGTTTAAGTTAGTTGTTTGAACTTCTTAGTGCATGTGCGTGGGAGGTTGCAAGTTCTAACACCCACTCTGACGTAATTTGATGTTATTTCCATACTAGACTTTGACCCAAGAATTAACCAACCCATgtggtatgctgatattgcaTTTGATCAGTGAATTTAATCATTTGGGTGGAGTCCGGTGAACTATGCTTTCGGTAGGTTCACTCGTCATAAAAAAACATCGTTATGGTCCCATGCAATATCTATAtgaatatacttatatataattCCCATGTATGGTAAATCAAAGTATAGTAAATGAGTTTTAGCTATTCTAATATTTAAACGGATGcagaataaagaaaaaaaaaattacacgaaTTAAACTGGAACTCATAGTGGTCAAATTCAGCCGGCCATGGAAGCTATATGTTTTAatcattataaaattaaattaattagtgaTATTATCGTTTGATCAGATTAATAAAATGGTGAGGATAATACGGTTGACTGAAGGGAACAGCTCATGTGCTTGCATATGATAAGCTCAGGAGTGTATGATGAGGTATGGAGATTAGAGAGGCATATATGTCTCTTTCTAtcatctttttatttatttatttatatataattaatttagggttttaattaattacttaaaaTTTGATCTCTTAATTGTTGGATATATGAATAGGGACATGACTAAGGTCAAACAGACCTCATAATGGAGTTACAAGAACATCATCATGAAAAAAGAATACTTAAGAATTAGGGTTTTGCTTATGAAACTTTtaaatttcttctctcttttgagCCACAAAGTTGGAAGATGCTCTTGGATGACTTTGGttgtctttatatatatacatatacatacatatatatatagaatatttCCCTTTAGACAAACTATTCAAACAGATAATTGTTCTTTGTTTATGTAAACACATTCTTCTTTAGAACCGGCCGGGGAATCTTTCCTTGCTGATGATGATGCCCTAATTTAAGAAGCTGGTGTACATTGAAATTGaatgtctgtgtgtgtgttgaTAAAGAAATGGCATAAATTAGTAAAGCCTGGTCCAGCGCTTTAAAGTAGTTGTTGCATTGTCTCAAGAGAAAGTTTTGATCTTTCATGAAAAAAGCTAACCTTCTTTcttaaaagaaagaaactatttcaattctcaatcaaattgATCATCCGTTCTAATGTTGTACCAGTTGTTCACCCCCCCTACCCCCcacaaaaatttcttttttagaTATTGGTTCCCCATTCAAATTTTGACTGATTCTGATTGGACATGCATTAATTTTCCATAATTAccaaattatttgaaaattctCGGGTGTTTGGATTGCTACGCTTGTTTTCCttgcattttatgtttttcatatttcaaaaaatagaaaataatccTGAAAACACGTTTAGTTGTCAAtttagaaaatacaaaaaagtgaaatagttaaaaaaacagaaaacggctgggaaaaatagaaaacacaggaaataaagaaaacatgATACCAACCAAACGGACCCTAATTATTTTTGTGGGAATATTGTTTATTTTCAAGAAGGTATATAAGGTTTCTGACAGAAAAGAATATACAATAAAAGGCTATGTCGGTGGAGAATAAGAGGCCAATTCGCTCGATCTTGGAGGTTCCATTAAAAGAGGCacaaaatatattcatatttgcTGTGTAGAATGAAATTTGTTCAAGTCAAGATCACTTGATTGGCTTAtgacgaatatatatatatatatatatacacacacatacgaAGTCATAAGAAAGAGAAATgcaataaacaacaaaaaagtaTCTCAATTCGTAGGCCAACTAaacttaataattaataattgagAAAGCAGCCTTTGTGAGTCAATTTTGCCCTAACGTTTCAAGATTTTGAAGTGACAactatgaaaaacaaaagtatttttGTAGTTCCAtgatttaactaattaattgagtttattATTTGCTAATTCTAATTTTGTAAGTATAAATCAACAATATTAGCCTTTTAGTTTCTTTAATTAATCCTATCACCAATTTTGtccccttatatatatatatatagacacacacacacacattatctACAGTCTATCACATGCACTTGTTGTATCGAATGGGTCCACTTTGTATTCGACGTTTTGTGCATACACATTCGTCTTTCATTTCCATTTTCATATATGAAGGTGGACCCAACGGTTATGGGCCCGGCCCGATAACCCAGAtccatattaatttatttatttttgtttaattccTCAGATTTTCCAATTCATATTTGGGGGCAAACTAATTGTCTAGTTGTCCTCCTGAAAATATTCAATGACTTATGATGCACGTcaatgtgaagaaaaaaaacctaATTATTGGGTTTAAAGGGAATAAAATAAGGGCTGGCATGGttgcttaaaaaaatttattttgagaaattaaataaataattatgtgAATAAGTTGTATGATTGATAAATTGTTAATGTTAATAAACCCACCACTCATAATTACTTGCTAATACTTTTTATGAAGATTCCGAAAGGCTTCTCATGTCAATGTGGGACACGTACCTAGGACAGATTATGATTTGAAATAGTTTTTATATCAAAGTCTTTGTCGTTCTCAATTTGAAAATATCACTAATGTCTCTATAAATATGCCTTTTGCTTccaataaatcttttttttttaaacgaggagggggattcgaaccctgattaTCAGGGTTATACACACCATCTTTATCACTATAATTAGTGACTCGGGTGTACTTCCAATAAATATTTGTTGACACTATAGACTTATATATGTTAATGATAACAAATTTATGAAAATTGTATAGTGATATGCATTTAGGTAATCACTTTCTCATAACAAATAGCTTATTGAGCCAAGTCTAGAGTGAACAATAACTCGAATGGATTTATACGAGTGATTTACGCGAGTACGATTGTCTTGCACCCTACAATATATATTGTTAGACATTCAAGAAAATCTTAACTAGTTCTATTAATGGCTATTGTTGTAGGTCTATATCTATATGTTTAAAAGTTGTGTGTCGAGAATATTAACCAATATACCTCTCTAAAAAGATTTTTGTCAAGGGTGTTGGAATAAAGACTAACAAGTAAATGTGAAAACAGCTATGATTAGGGGttaatggtttagggttttaaggtGTTGGAATAAAGATTCTCGAAAAAGTACAATTGAAAAATGCTATGATGAGGGGTTAATGTCGGATACAAGTAGTAAAAATTAAAGAAGGGTGGGTGTTCCATCATGAGTTTAAAAAATGGTTTATTTTCTGATTTGCAAGTCTACATCCTTAATTGTTTCTTATCATTGATGTTAACTTGTGAAAAAACATATCCTCAtgactttatttattttgttaacATACTCATAGGGTCATTATAAACAATTTTTTCTTGTCTAAAACGACTTTGATTTCGAACTATTAAAGCATTAATCACATTTTAAGAACCTTTTAATTTTAAGATAATTGATCTTGTTCCGGTATATGATACTTAATATGGTTTTAACCCATTTAAAGTGGATCAGGTTCGATTCTAacgaaaaacatatttctcaatattatttttaaaaaaaaaaaccatttaaaatggtaaattagcaagttttgGTTTGTAATAAATACACTATATTAATGTCCTCCCTAATTACTTAATTAGTTCTAAAGAAGATGGGCAAGTTTTTGCAAAATTTAGGGCTTTGTGTGTTGTTTATGTGTATGCAATAAATACTTCCAAACATAGTTATTATTTGCATCAGAGAACAATAATAACTTGTTAGTATTGTATTGATTATTGTTTACTCACACTCGAGTCATTAGTTGGGATGGTAAAAATACAACTACGTAGTCACATTCAATGTATAGGATTTTTGAGACAAAAGTGTCAATTTAATTTCTCAATTCAGGTTGTAATATTCTAAGCAAAGAAACTCTTATCTTGAATTCCCATGACGCCAAAAAgggatgtgtgtgtgtgtgacagAGAGAATTGAAAGAGGCGTGTGTTGTGAAGTGGAAGCAAATGGTGGTAGTGTCAGTTAATGGTGGATTTTTTTTCTATCTTAAATAGTGAACACATCACTTTCACacaggagagaaaaaaaaaaacccagaattTATCGTTCTTTCCACGTAATAATTACACTTTTCAATGTGATCATGGGTTCGGAAGAATTTGCATTGAAGATGCAAGAGTCAAGAAAACAGGGTACCCTGTTctgcagaaagaaaaaagtgaCGACCCAAGCGTAGGGGAGGGTTCTTGTGACATGCCGTTAAAGTCGGGAGTTCGaatcattttaaaaatatttttctggaTCTTCTTGGATTTTAGGACCCACTTGGTAAGAGAAGTTACTGCCACTTGGTAAGAGAAGTTACTGTGTTATTTTCCACTCAAAAAACAATGAGTGGAAAATTACAAATTAActtttcaacaattttcatccATATGGAATTTGGTCTAGTTTTATCCGTCTTCAACGTGATGTGAACTGTTCTTACTTAACCGTATGAAGGGCTTATGGGACTGAGTAGTTAGTCAattaaaagaaaacagagaagtgTCTCTGTAGAGTATACACAAAAATAGTAATTGTGtataaaatgatgaaaaagtgTGTACTTTTTATGAtattctgttttttattttacaaaacATACTCTGTAAAAATAGGGTATTGTCACTGACTTAGATTAGAAGTAATATGCAGGGTTACTATCAACTTCTGTTTTGTGCCCCAATATAATTTCAGTGAAAAAAGACCCCACCTTCCTTGCAAAGGACATCAAAATTTAAGCCACTTTTTCTTTGATGAGATGTATCATGTATGCAATTGAATGCCTGTATATTTTCATATCCTCCATATCTTCCCAACAAAAAAccagataaacaaaaaaaaaaatgatctaaaaggagaagagagagagagagagagcaataaCATTTGTTGACTGTGACTTCTCTGGCTTCTCTTATATTAATGGAACACCCTTTCACAGCAGCTACTTCAATTTTTCTCAgcttcccttctctctctctttcaaagCAAAGCCGCCTCTGTTTCATTGTACTACAGACAGTTCACCTAGGATTCATCacattttgatgttttagggAAGGAATTTAATTTCCACATTGAAAAGGTTGGTCTTTAGTTCAAATGGGGAGGCATTCTTGCTGTTACAAGCAAAAATTAAGGAAAGGACTGTGGTCACCGGAGGAAGATGAGAAACTGTTGAGGTATATTACCAAGTACGGCCATGGTTGTTGGAGCTCTGTCCCCAAACAAGCtggtaagaaaacaaaaaaaccctCAATTTTTCTTCTGTTCTATTGGTTTTGACCAAATTGTCAAGGCAATGTTAATCAAAGCGGTTCAATTTTCAGGTCTGCAGAGATGTGGCAAGAGCTGCAGATTGAGGTGGATTAATTACTTAAGGCCTGATTTGAAAAGAGGCACATTTTCACAGCAGGAAGAGAATCTTATAATTGAACTTCATGCTGTTCTTGGCAACAGGTTTGATAATTATCTGTTTTATTATCTTTGAAATTCAGTTGATTTTGGCTGATTTTTGGGAGCTgagatttttgggttttttttcttcctgttgATTGATTATTCAGGTGGTCACAGATTGCAGTACAATTGCCAGGAAGAACTGACAATGAAATAAAGAATCTGTGGAATTCATGTCTGAAGAAGAAACTGAGACAGAGAGGTATTGACCCAGTCACACACAAACCTCTATCAGAAGTtgaaaatggagaagacaagacgACTCCAACAAATAGTCAAGATAAGGTTTCTGGGTTATCAAGTGAACTCAACTTTCTCAGCACCGAGAACAATTCAAGGCCTGTGACTAATTTGCAAGAAAATGGATCTTTTCCAGTTTCTGGGAAAATTAATCGCAGAACCAACAGCGGCAGCAGCaatcacaacaacaacaacattaaTAACCAAAATGACAAAGATTTCTTCTTAAATAGATATTCTTCAACCTCCCCTGATGATGGCTCAACCTGTCAGACCCCAAATTTGGTGGGACATTTTCCTCTCCAGAATCAATTCAATTATTTGCAAAATCAAAGAATCCCCACAAATTCAAACCCTAATCTCTGGTTCACCCAAACAAGCAGCAAAGCTTTTGATATGAACTCTGAATTCACTTCCACTTCATCTTCAATTCTTCCCCCA carries:
- the LOC119983363 gene encoding transcription factor MYB61-like: MGRHSCCYKQKLRKGLWSPEEDEKLLRYITKYGHGCWSSVPKQAGLQRCGKSCRLRWINYLRPDLKRGTFSQQEENLIIELHAVLGNRWSQIAVQLPGRTDNEIKNLWNSCLKKKLRQRGIDPVTHKPLSEVENGEDKTTPTNSQDKVSGLSSELNFLSTENNSRPVTNLQENGSFPVSGKINRRTNSGSSNHNNNNINNQNDKDFFLNRYSSTSPDDGSTCQTPNLVGHFPLQNQFNYLQNQRIPTNSNPNLWFTQTSSKAFDMNSEFTSTSSSILPPISNNSFVSSTPPMTYTSHITLPPEIPTLGSFAIHGSSRYWEPGAPSNNSNSSSGSSGNPNLQTNNSSMFENSLFSWGSSVECGGTSMKETQIQQLLEIQSEDIKWPPEYLQNPVLMAAALQNPQSLYNEIKSESHILSTDNSSVLWNHNQQQENADFHRLRTAYGHL